A single window of Dethiosulfovibrio salsuginis DNA harbors:
- the hflX gene encoding GTPase HflX → MQSRIRRSIIVSIDRGDGSDERLLSELGLLLENLDVHVVDQVIQRRRAPDPGTLIGKGKVSLLRDLCEGSDVDLIVSDIPLSPRQRGALRALTGREVWDRPLVIMKIFEERARTSEAKLQVELARCRYELPHLRGLGHQMSRLGGGIGTRGPGETEFEIHRRKLERRIRDIDRKLAQLEKRRSELRKKRLNSGIPVVSLVGYTNSGKSTLLRRMSKDDAVYVADALFATLDTAVRSVSLPDGSPFLMVDTVGFIRDLPPSLISAFRTTLEETVFADLLMVLLDGTDPQVMETLDVVRSTLIDVGGAEIPRVVLLNKTDVMEHEAVKNLQTRIKGEGERVLAISAEKGSLFELESFLIQELSGKALDGRKGR, encoded by the coding sequence TTGCAAAGTCGGATTCGTAGGTCGATTATCGTCTCTATCGACAGAGGAGACGGAAGCGACGAAAGGCTCCTCTCTGAACTGGGGCTACTCCTCGAAAACCTCGACGTTCACGTGGTGGATCAGGTTATACAGAGACGAAGAGCCCCCGATCCAGGGACCCTTATAGGCAAGGGCAAGGTCTCTTTGCTGAGAGATCTGTGCGAAGGCTCTGACGTCGACCTTATAGTCAGCGATATCCCCCTCTCTCCTAGACAGAGAGGTGCGCTGAGGGCTCTGACCGGGAGAGAGGTCTGGGATAGACCTCTGGTCATAATGAAGATCTTCGAGGAACGGGCCAGAACATCGGAGGCTAAGCTTCAGGTGGAACTGGCCCGATGTCGCTATGAATTGCCCCATCTCAGAGGCTTAGGACACCAGATGTCCCGGTTAGGCGGAGGTATCGGAACTAGAGGTCCAGGGGAGACGGAGTTCGAGATCCATAGACGGAAGCTGGAGAGAAGGATAAGGGACATAGACAGAAAGCTGGCTCAGCTGGAAAAAAGGAGATCGGAGCTGAGAAAAAAAAGGCTTAACTCCGGTATTCCTGTAGTCTCTCTGGTAGGTTACACCAACAGCGGCAAGTCGACTCTGCTGCGCAGGATGTCAAAGGACGACGCGGTTTACGTAGCCGACGCTCTTTTCGCCACCCTCGATACGGCGGTCAGATCGGTATCCCTGCCCGATGGATCTCCCTTTCTGATGGTCGATACGGTGGGATTCATAAGGGACCTGCCTCCTTCGTTGATTTCAGCTTTCCGTACGACGCTGGAGGAGACGGTGTTTGCCGATCTGCTTATGGTCCTCCTGGACGGCACCGACCCTCAGGTTATGGAGACCCTTGACGTGGTTCGATCGACCCTTATCGACGTAGGCGGGGCGGAGATCCCTAGGGTGGTCCTTCTAAACAAGACCGACGTTATGGAGCATGAAGCGGTAAAAAACCTTCAAACCAGGATAAAAGGCGAAGGTGAGAGGGTTCTGGCGATAAGTGCGGAAAAAGGATCTCTATTTGAGCTGGAGAGTTTTTTGATTCAAGAGCTCTCTGGAAAGGCTTTAGATGGCCGGAAAGGACGTTGA
- a CDS encoding pseudouridine synthase, whose amino-acid sequence MRFKIMRLNRYLALCGVASRRASESFIADGRVSVDGVIVFDPAQNVEPEDVVEVDGKPVSPESLAYFIINKPKGYVCASSDRFDPTVLELIPEAEGLRLYTVGRLDKNSQGLLILTNDGDFCNELIHPSAGYTKTYELLLDEPPGPGVIGAWRKGVNLSGKTVVPVSLEVMDKEPFGRWLSIELSEGLKREIRAMASSFSLSVRILFRRKIGRMELRRLRSGEYRSIGLQEMWRAIRQGGIV is encoded by the coding sequence GTGAGGTTTAAAATCATGAGACTTAACCGTTATCTGGCTCTTTGTGGCGTTGCCTCTCGAAGGGCCTCGGAGTCCTTTATCGCCGATGGCAGGGTTTCCGTCGACGGGGTTATCGTTTTCGATCCTGCCCAAAACGTCGAGCCCGAGGACGTCGTCGAAGTGGACGGAAAGCCTGTGTCCCCTGAGAGTTTGGCCTATTTCATCATAAATAAGCCTAAAGGGTATGTGTGTGCCTCCTCCGATCGATTCGACCCGACGGTTTTGGAGTTAATCCCTGAGGCGGAGGGGCTGAGGCTTTATACTGTAGGAAGGCTGGACAAAAACAGCCAAGGTCTGCTTATTTTGACAAACGACGGGGATTTCTGCAACGAGCTTATCCATCCCAGCGCGGGCTATACCAAGACCTATGAGCTGCTTCTGGACGAGCCTCCCGGTCCTGGCGTTATAGGTGCGTGGCGTAAAGGTGTAAACCTTTCCGGTAAAACGGTGGTGCCCGTATCCCTTGAGGTGATGGATAAGGAACCTTTTGGAAGATGGCTCTCCATAGAGCTCAGTGAAGGGCTAAAAAGGGAGATTCGGGCGATGGCCTCCTCTTTTTCTCTCTCCGTGCGTATCCTTTTTAGGCGAAAAATTGGTAGAATGGAACTAAGGAGACTCAGGTCAGGTGAATATCGCTCTATAGGGCTTCAGGAGATGTGGCGGGCTATCCGTCAAGGAGGAATCGTCTAG
- a CDS encoding DUF370 domain-containing protein, with amino-acid sequence MAQRLVHIGFGNMVVADRVISIIHPSSAPMKRLKEEAKETGRLIDATQGRKTRAILVTDSNHVILSAIQPETIVHRFDEDECDG; translated from the coding sequence GTGGCTCAGAGGCTGGTACATATAGGTTTTGGAAATATGGTCGTCGCAGATAGGGTTATAAGCATTATCCACCCTTCCTCCGCTCCTATGAAAAGATTGAAGGAAGAGGCTAAGGAGACAGGAAGGCTTATAGACGCTACTCAGGGAAGAAAGACCAGGGCTATTTTGGTTACCGACAGCAATCACGTTATATTGTCCGCCATCCAGCCTGAGACCATAGTCCACAGGTTTGACGAGGATGAATGCGATGGATGA
- the coaBC gene encoding bifunctional phosphopantothenoylcysteine decarboxylase/phosphopantothenate--cysteine ligase CoaBC, with translation MSLGSKKINVLLCVTGGIAAYKAPHIVRGFVQLGWNVKVILTDSAEAFVSPMVLATLSSNRVWMDRDFLSIDGGSQIPHISLAEWADVVIIAPCTADTASRLAVGAGGKLLDSTVLATKAPVLVFPAMNVNMLYHPATRDNLKKLQELGYEVIDPDSGDLACGYEGQGRLPDREVIVEEAKRAVSMRDMEGLSVVVTAGPTREFMDPVRFISNPSSGKMGYSLAKTAWYRGADVELITGPVSMSSPHGVRVTKVVSALDMMDAAVESMAGCDIMVKAAAVGDYRFTSVSEKKIKRKGTDSVEITMINNPDIAAKLGSIKKPDQTLVGFAAETDNLLSNATEKLNSKGLDLIAANDLTEEGSGFDSETNNVTLLDREGSLKKISGTKEDVADMIWDRVLEIRGKS, from the coding sequence ATGAGCCTGGGATCGAAGAAGATTAACGTTCTTCTGTGTGTCACAGGAGGTATCGCTGCGTACAAAGCCCCTCACATAGTGAGGGGCTTTGTACAGCTAGGGTGGAACGTAAAAGTAATTTTGACCGATAGCGCCGAGGCCTTCGTCAGCCCTATGGTTTTGGCTACTTTGTCCAGCAACAGGGTTTGGATGGACCGGGATTTTCTATCCATAGATGGTGGAAGCCAGATTCCTCATATCTCTCTGGCGGAGTGGGCTGACGTAGTTATAATAGCCCCCTGTACCGCCGATACTGCCTCAAGGCTTGCGGTCGGTGCAGGGGGAAAGCTGTTGGATAGCACCGTATTGGCGACGAAAGCCCCGGTTTTGGTGTTTCCCGCTATGAACGTAAACATGCTCTATCACCCTGCTACCAGAGATAACCTCAAAAAGCTCCAGGAGTTGGGCTACGAGGTGATAGACCCCGATTCGGGCGACCTGGCCTGTGGCTACGAGGGCCAGGGCCGTCTTCCCGACAGGGAGGTAATAGTCGAGGAGGCCAAAAGAGCGGTTTCGATGAGGGACATGGAGGGACTCTCGGTGGTGGTTACCGCCGGCCCTACCAGGGAGTTTATGGATCCTGTACGGTTTATCTCAAACCCTAGTTCCGGTAAAATGGGGTATTCTCTCGCCAAAACTGCCTGGTACAGAGGAGCTGATGTGGAGCTTATAACAGGTCCTGTATCTATGTCCTCTCCTCACGGGGTTAGAGTAACTAAGGTGGTTTCCGCTTTAGATATGATGGATGCCGCTGTGGAGTCTATGGCTGGCTGTGATATTATGGTCAAGGCTGCGGCGGTAGGCGATTATCGTTTTACCTCGGTCTCGGAGAAAAAGATAAAGAGAAAAGGGACCGATTCGGTAGAGATAACGATGATAAACAACCCCGATATAGCGGCAAAATTAGGATCTATAAAGAAACCCGACCAGACCTTAGTGGGCTTTGCCGCAGAGACCGATAATCTCCTGTCCAACGCTACTGAAAAGCTAAACTCCAAGGGCTTGGACCTGATAGCCGCTAACGATCTAACCGAGGAGGGCAGTGGCTTCGACTCGGAAACCAATAACGTGACCCTCCTCGATCGGGAAGGTTCCCTCAAAAAAATCTCTGGCACTAAAGAGGACGTAGCGGATATGATATGGGATAGGGTACTGGAGATCAGGGGAAAAAGCTGA
- a CDS encoding DNA-directed RNA polymerase subunit omega, translating into MRFFDIDKIQRNSGVSNKYLLTSVVAMRARKLSEDKGSVPLDEKGRGGKFISTALGELENDSLSITFDIPGIDGGECRDEPGIEED; encoded by the coding sequence ATGCGTTTTTTTGATATCGATAAAATACAGCGAAACTCCGGGGTCAGCAATAAATACCTCCTTACCTCGGTGGTGGCAATGAGAGCTAGAAAGCTCAGCGAGGATAAAGGGAGTGTCCCTTTGGACGAAAAAGGCAGAGGGGGGAAGTTCATCTCCACCGCTCTAGGGGAGCTTGAGAACGATAGTCTCTCTATCACTTTCGACATTCCCGGCATCGACGGGGGAGAGTGTCGCGATGAGCCTGGGATCGAAGAAGATTAA
- the scpB gene encoding SMC-Scp complex subunit ScpB codes for MCSSIPKTDKGLLKQVEAVLFVASEGASVDQVASAVGLDVDRTLAALEDLSRSYSEGERGLEVVFLGGRWHLCTAPETSSSVDSFRENSERENIRLSKAALETLAVIAYNQPVTRSEVEEIRGVRCERVIDTLLTHGIIRISGRKKATGSPLLYRTGESFLKVFGLGSISDLPTVAEIEELRSGGEV; via the coding sequence ATGTGCTCGTCTATCCCCAAAACCGATAAGGGGCTCTTAAAACAGGTCGAGGCGGTGCTGTTCGTCGCCTCGGAGGGGGCTTCTGTCGATCAAGTCGCCTCCGCCGTAGGATTGGACGTCGATAGAACTCTGGCCGCCTTGGAGGACCTTTCCAGGTCCTACTCGGAAGGCGAAAGAGGCCTTGAGGTGGTCTTTCTCGGGGGGCGATGGCATCTGTGTACAGCACCGGAGACCTCTAGTTCGGTGGATAGCTTTAGGGAGAACAGCGAGAGGGAAAACATCCGCCTGAGTAAAGCCGCTTTGGAGACTTTGGCGGTAATAGCTTATAATCAACCTGTTACAAGGTCAGAGGTGGAGGAGATACGAGGCGTCCGCTGCGAGAGGGTCATAGATACCCTGTTGACCCACGGAATAATCCGTATCTCCGGTCGAAAGAAGGCCACCGGGTCGCCTCTTCTGTACAGGACAGGGGAGTCCTTTTTAAAGGTCTTCGGTCTTGGTTCTATCTCCGATCTACCTACTGTCGCGGAGATAGAGGAGTTACGGTCGGGAGGTGAGGTTTAA
- the cmk gene encoding (d)CMP kinase: MTSKNIVITIDGPAGAGKSSVARGVAKRLGLSYLDTGALYRAIAYTLDKAAIPPVEGESLSATLRDLSVALASGRVFVDGKDVTDLIRNPLVDSLASKYSALPSVRARLLDIQREQVLGGGLVADGRDMGTVVFPLAPLKIFLTASEEVRARRRFDELVSRGQVDVDFDSVLEDIKTRDRSDRERACSPLVEAPDSVVLDSSSLSVDQVVDRIVSLAEGARSDD; encoded by the coding sequence ATGACGTCTAAAAATATAGTTATAACCATCGATGGGCCTGCCGGTGCGGGAAAGAGCTCGGTGGCCAGAGGTGTCGCTAAAAGACTGGGACTTTCCTATCTCGATACGGGAGCTCTGTACAGGGCTATCGCCTATACTTTGGATAAAGCGGCGATTCCCCCTGTGGAGGGAGAGTCACTTTCCGCGACGTTGAGGGATCTCTCGGTGGCCTTGGCTTCCGGCAGGGTCTTCGTGGACGGTAAGGATGTCACCGACCTGATAAGAAATCCTCTGGTCGATTCTCTGGCGTCAAAATACTCCGCACTGCCTTCTGTGAGGGCGAGGCTTCTGGATATACAGAGGGAACAGGTCTTAGGCGGTGGGCTCGTCGCCGATGGAAGGGATATGGGGACCGTGGTTTTCCCCCTAGCGCCGCTGAAGATATTCCTGACCGCTTCCGAGGAGGTTCGAGCCCGTAGAAGGTTCGATGAGCTTGTCTCCAGAGGACAGGTCGATGTCGATTTTGACTCGGTTCTAGAGGATATAAAGACGAGAGATCGTTCCGACAGGGAGAGAGCCTGCTCCCCTCTCGTGGAGGCACCTGATTCTGTTGTGCTGGATTCCTCCTCTCTGTCCGTCGATCAGGTAGTGGATCGAATTGTCTCTTTAGCTGAAGGAGCTCGTTCGGATGACTAG
- a CDS encoding segregation and condensation protein A, whose product MIRIEVEGFSGPLDLLCHLIESRELEANSISVAQIIKVYGAYHSRKGEVSIEMIASFLVQAASLVLEKAIALTPKVFDEEVWEDGDLDQEELGPNLEDVLERYRPYRKAAAVLADLQIDWSKRSFRSPFPLPPRYDIGDLYSLSSLWWELMKGKKNKTDDLWGDDSFAAVPPPIPDEVQVDKRMETIIGQLEPDGVSLSFLLGENREVSSLVVTMLALLELSRKNMVFLEQKEMFGDVLVYPQNR is encoded by the coding sequence ATGATTAGGATCGAGGTTGAGGGGTTTTCCGGTCCTCTCGATCTACTCTGTCACCTCATAGAGAGCAGAGAGCTGGAGGCAAACAGCATCAGCGTAGCTCAGATAATAAAGGTCTACGGCGCCTATCACTCTCGAAAGGGAGAGGTCTCCATAGAGATGATCGCCTCTTTTCTGGTCCAGGCCGCTAGCTTGGTTCTGGAGAAGGCGATCGCCCTAACCCCTAAGGTTTTCGACGAAGAGGTCTGGGAGGACGGGGACTTGGACCAGGAGGAGCTTGGCCCCAACCTGGAGGATGTCCTGGAGAGGTACAGGCCCTACAGGAAGGCGGCTGCCGTCCTGGCGGATCTTCAGATCGATTGGTCAAAAAGGTCTTTCCGGTCGCCTTTTCCCCTGCCTCCTAGGTACGATATAGGCGATCTTTACTCCCTATCATCCCTTTGGTGGGAGCTGATGAAAGGTAAAAAAAACAAAACCGACGATCTCTGGGGGGACGATTCCTTCGCCGCGGTTCCCCCTCCTATTCCAGACGAGGTCCAAGTCGACAAACGTATGGAGACCATAATAGGACAGCTTGAACCTGACGGTGTCTCTCTGTCTTTTCTGTTAGGGGAAAATCGAGAGGTCTCCTCTTTGGTGGTGACTATGCTGGCTCTTCTTGAGCTGTCGAGAAAAAATATGGTTTTTCTGGAGCAAAAGGAGATGTTTGGCGATGTGCTCGTCTATCCCCAAAACCGATAA
- a CDS encoding HDOD domain-containing protein, with protein MDDRTRQLIQNRILGRLKEVKSFPQFVVETLKMLDNPESSAHNVADSLSKDEGLVIRTLKLANSAFYGLPRRISSIQEAVALLGYKTIKNIVIAATVYQRMDNSFAGYALDRGDLWRHSLSVAYAARYIAETTKCCVPDDAYIAGMLHAIGKIVLNDYIKFGYQIIVRIVDSDKVPFVEAERMVLGFDHAQVGAMMAEKWNLPESHQVAIQYQYIPDELPEDMMEHRGMVDVIHVANSMILMLGVGVGADGLQYPISEGSVSRLGLSGKEELLLSDLVDIMEKVSEEMEILEG; from the coding sequence ATGGATGATCGGACCAGACAGCTGATACAGAACCGTATTCTAGGCAGGTTGAAGGAGGTAAAGTCCTTCCCTCAATTTGTCGTGGAGACCCTTAAAATGCTGGATAACCCGGAAAGCAGTGCTCACAACGTCGCCGATAGCCTCTCTAAGGATGAGGGACTGGTTATTCGTACCCTCAAACTGGCTAACTCGGCTTTTTACGGCCTGCCTCGCCGAATATCCAGCATACAGGAAGCGGTTGCGCTATTAGGGTACAAGACTATAAAGAACATCGTTATAGCCGCTACGGTGTACCAAAGGATGGACAATTCCTTTGCTGGGTACGCCCTGGATAGAGGAGATCTGTGGCGGCACTCTCTGAGCGTCGCTTATGCCGCTAGATACATAGCGGAGACCACAAAGTGCTGTGTACCCGACGATGCCTATATCGCCGGGATGTTACACGCAATAGGCAAGATAGTCTTAAACGATTACATCAAGTTTGGGTATCAGATAATAGTCAGAATCGTCGATTCCGACAAGGTTCCTTTCGTGGAGGCGGAGCGGATGGTTTTGGGCTTCGACCACGCTCAGGTTGGGGCTATGATGGCCGAAAAATGGAACCTCCCCGAGTCCCATCAGGTCGCCATACAGTATCAGTATATTCCTGATGAGCTTCCTGAAGATATGATGGAGCACAGGGGAATGGTGGACGTGATTCACGTGGCAAACTCTATGATCCTGATGCTAGGTGTCGGTGTGGGAGCTGATGGGCTTCAGTATCCTATATCCGAGGGATCGGTCTCAAGATTGGGCCTATCCGGGAAGGAAGAGCTTCTCCTGTCCGATCTGGTGGACATAATGGAGAAGGTCTCGGAGGAGATGGAGATACTGGAGGGATAG
- a CDS encoding Nif3-like dinuclear metal center hexameric protein has protein sequence MRIGDFMSSISSVASPDWAEDWDNCGVTVRSRSGEVAKVAVALDPTVESVVMANSKGCDCLLTHHPLIFSPIRAVSPDNPVGSALMELISRDMSAICCHTNWDSSPYGTNVSLSRSIGLTDIIPLVPGIGDKWGDGAVGNTSPIPVFDLVELIKSRWNLSFARVWGAPVDITRVALCGGSGASLWKKAFASGAQVYITADLKYHDIQDALFSGLSVIQVDHGEMEWATMADLADNVSKASGLETVLLPIPEVSGLIF, from the coding sequence TTGAGAATAGGTGATTTTATGTCCTCCATTAGCTCCGTAGCGTCTCCCGACTGGGCGGAGGATTGGGATAACTGCGGCGTTACCGTAAGGTCCAGGTCCGGCGAGGTCGCTAAAGTGGCTGTCGCTCTGGATCCTACGGTGGAATCGGTGGTGATGGCGAATTCAAAGGGGTGCGATTGTCTTTTGACCCATCATCCTCTTATTTTCTCGCCGATCAGAGCTGTTTCACCGGATAATCCGGTAGGTTCGGCTTTGATGGAGCTGATTTCCCGAGACATGTCGGCGATATGCTGTCATACTAACTGGGACAGCTCTCCTTACGGGACAAACGTGTCCCTCTCTAGGTCTATAGGGTTGACCGATATTATCCCTTTGGTCCCTGGGATCGGCGATAAATGGGGGGATGGGGCGGTCGGCAATACATCCCCTATCCCTGTTTTTGACCTCGTTGAGCTGATAAAATCCCGATGGAATCTGTCCTTCGCCAGGGTATGGGGAGCTCCTGTGGATATTACCAGAGTCGCCCTGTGCGGTGGCTCAGGGGCCTCTTTATGGAAAAAAGCTTTTGCCTCCGGCGCCCAGGTGTATATTACGGCGGATTTGAAGTATCATGATATCCAGGATGCCCTTTTCTCCGGGCTTTCGGTTATACAGGTAGACCACGGAGAGATGGAGTGGGCCACTATGGCCGATCTCGCCGATAACGTCTCAAAGGCGTCCGGTCTTGAGACGGTTTTATTGCCTATACCAGAGGTGTCAGGTTTGATCTTTTAG
- the trpS gene encoding tryptophan--tRNA ligase has product MEKRVFSGMRPTGKLHLGHMAGALTNWMKLQEDSAYSCFYGIVDWHAMMSDYANSSIISQNCKEVMLDWLAVGLDPERSTIFIQSHVPEHSELSLALGMITPLGWLQRNPTYKEQILNIQNKDLSNFGFLGYPVLMAADILLYRSNVVPVGEDQSAHLEITREIARRFNHFYGDIFPEPDTLLTPTPKVPGTDGRKMSKSYGNSINIADSEKEMWDKLRTMVTDPARQRKTDPGDPAKCPVWDIHKVFNDDHEEMEELKAGCLAGSIGCVQCKKALKEHVVATMSPVWERRARYEAEEDTLEDVLREGAKKARVVARETMDMVLSGIGFVPRL; this is encoded by the coding sequence ATGGAAAAAAGGGTATTTAGCGGGATGAGACCTACGGGAAAGCTCCATCTTGGTCACATGGCAGGAGCTCTTACTAACTGGATGAAGCTCCAGGAGGATAGCGCTTATAGCTGTTTTTACGGTATAGTGGACTGGCACGCTATGATGTCCGATTACGCCAATAGCTCTATCATAAGCCAAAACTGTAAGGAGGTTATGCTGGATTGGCTGGCCGTAGGGCTTGACCCTGAAAGATCGACCATTTTTATCCAGTCCCACGTTCCTGAGCATTCCGAGCTTTCTCTGGCTCTGGGCATGATAACTCCTTTAGGATGGCTCCAGAGAAATCCTACCTACAAGGAACAGATCCTAAACATACAGAATAAGGATCTGAGTAACTTCGGCTTTTTAGGGTATCCGGTGCTTATGGCGGCGGATATACTTCTCTACAGGTCTAACGTGGTTCCTGTAGGGGAGGATCAGTCGGCTCACCTGGAGATAACCAGAGAGATAGCCCGGAGGTTCAACCATTTCTACGGCGATATCTTCCCCGAGCCCGATACACTGCTCACCCCTACCCCTAAGGTGCCCGGCACCGACGGCAGGAAAATGAGCAAGTCCTACGGAAACAGCATAAATATAGCGGATAGCGAGAAAGAGATGTGGGATAAACTACGGACTATGGTCACCGATCCCGCTAGACAGAGAAAGACCGATCCCGGTGACCCCGCAAAATGCCCGGTCTGGGATATACATAAGGTTTTTAACGACGATCATGAGGAGATGGAGGAGTTAAAGGCAGGCTGTCTCGCTGGCTCTATCGGCTGTGTCCAGTGTAAAAAGGCCCTGAAAGAACACGTCGTCGCCACTATGAGCCCTGTTTGGGAACGAAGAGCCCGATACGAGGCGGAGGAGGATACGTTAGAGGATGTCCTGAGGGAAGGGGCCAAAAAAGCCAGGGTGGTGGCCCGAGAGACTATGGATATGGTCCTTTCAGGGATAGGCTTTGTCCCTAGACTTTAA
- the gmk gene encoding guanylate kinase — MDERGRGLLFVLSGPSGAGKGTVRKEVFRRIEGLSFSISCTTRLPRKGEKDGIDYRFISRESFLELVDRGEFLEWAEVHGNLYGTLWHDVDKILDDGRDVLLEIDVQGALQVMNKCDDVVSIFLSPPSTEELERRLRARGSEDDDTIALRLKNALKEMEELDKYDHVVINDDLNGAVVEMERLVGLYRGDDKRRVD; from the coding sequence ATGGATGAAAGAGGTAGAGGTCTACTTTTTGTCCTCTCCGGTCCCAGTGGGGCGGGCAAGGGAACGGTTCGTAAAGAGGTGTTTCGCCGCATAGAGGGCCTTTCCTTCTCCATATCCTGCACCACAAGGCTTCCTAGAAAGGGCGAGAAAGACGGTATCGATTATCGATTTATATCTCGAGAGTCCTTCCTTGAGTTGGTCGACCGTGGCGAGTTCTTGGAGTGGGCGGAGGTCCATGGAAATCTCTATGGGACTCTGTGGCACGATGTGGATAAAATTTTAGACGATGGTAGGGACGTCTTACTGGAGATCGATGTCCAAGGAGCACTTCAGGTGATGAATAAGTGTGACGATGTGGTTTCGATTTTTCTCTCTCCCCCTTCTACCGAAGAGCTTGAGCGAAGGTTGAGGGCTAGAGGTTCGGAGGACGACGATACCATCGCTTTAAGGCTTAAAAACGCCTTAAAGGAAATGGAAGAACTGGATAAATACGATCACGTGGTGATAAACGACGATCTGAACGGTGCTGTCGTTGAGATGGAGAGGCTCGTCGGACTTTATCGTGGCGATGATAAGAGGAGAGTCGATTAA
- a CDS encoding lysophospholipid acyltransferase family protein, whose protein sequence is MTSFKDRVIYQIVRLFCLFFLKLHNRISIQGLENVPSLPPFIMAVNHCSNLDPVVVGAAFPHRLRYLAKVELFQGSKIFAWLLRTLGAIPVSRESSQSAGGALKTFLQLIEEGQAVLLFPEGARSVDGRLKPLEGGVALLAMKSGVPVVPVYISGTHRAMPVGSSRIGWNKVSITFGEPIEPKALADGVAVKEARSIFLKELESRLSSMEQFYLAKSDS, encoded by the coding sequence ATGACTAGCTTTAAGGATAGGGTTATCTATCAGATAGTTCGGCTTTTTTGCCTGTTTTTTCTCAAGCTCCATAACAGGATATCGATCCAAGGGCTTGAGAACGTTCCCTCTCTGCCCCCTTTCATAATGGCGGTGAACCACTGTAGTAATTTGGACCCCGTAGTAGTGGGAGCGGCTTTTCCCCATAGGCTCAGATATCTCGCTAAGGTGGAGCTATTTCAGGGGTCGAAGATATTTGCCTGGTTACTACGTACCTTAGGCGCTATTCCTGTGAGTAGAGAGTCATCCCAGAGCGCAGGAGGAGCCCTTAAGACCTTTCTTCAGCTCATAGAGGAAGGACAGGCGGTGCTTCTGTTTCCCGAGGGCGCCAGATCTGTAGACGGAAGGCTTAAGCCTCTTGAAGGAGGGGTGGCCCTTCTGGCCATGAAAAGCGGCGTCCCTGTGGTACCTGTGTACATATCGGGAACTCACCGTGCGATGCCCGTCGGTTCCAGTAGAATCGGCTGGAACAAGGTATCCATAACATTTGGAGAGCCTATCGAGCCTAAAGCCCTTGCCGATGGAGTCGCTGTAAAGGAGGCGAGGTCGATTTTTCTCAAAGAGCTGGAGTCGAGACTTTCCTCCATGGAGCAGTTTTACCTTGCAAAGTCGGATTCGTAG
- a CDS encoding YicC/YloC family endoribonuclease, translated as MINSMTGFSRVSLDRDWGSLSVEIFSVNSRYLEVFVKTGRDLMSEEPSIHSAVKKRLNRGKIQVRVELSWSSRYKAGKINSDVLSSYASELKSIGESLGYPGTISLEGLLQLPGVTEPPSLSPSVRDELGGALMDLMESALDGLISMRKTEGDELKRDIESHLDRYRSLVEKVSLSWRDGADRAFEALKDRVEAVSERFSCSIDEGRLAQEMTFIADKWDISEEISRTESHLGQFLGTMSEDGPIGRKLDFLLQEMNRELNTMGSKVSDSEIRWLVVEGKTVLERIREQVQNVE; from the coding sequence ATGATTAACAGTATGACCGGTTTTAGCCGTGTGTCTTTGGACAGGGATTGGGGATCTCTCTCGGTGGAGATATTTTCGGTGAACTCCAGGTATCTTGAGGTTTTTGTTAAAACAGGTCGAGATCTGATGTCCGAGGAACCTTCCATCCATTCCGCCGTAAAGAAGAGGCTGAACAGAGGCAAGATACAGGTTCGAGTGGAGCTTTCCTGGTCTTCCAGGTACAAAGCAGGCAAGATAAATTCCGATGTCCTTTCAAGCTATGCCTCGGAGCTAAAGTCTATAGGGGAGAGCCTGGGCTACCCGGGGACGATCTCCCTGGAGGGCCTTCTTCAGCTTCCTGGGGTCACCGAACCTCCCTCTCTTTCACCCTCCGTAAGGGACGAGCTCGGTGGGGCTTTGATGGATCTTATGGAATCAGCTCTAGACGGTCTTATATCCATGAGAAAGACCGAAGGAGATGAGCTTAAAAGGGATATAGAGAGTCATCTCGATCGGTACAGATCGCTGGTGGAAAAGGTATCCCTCTCCTGGAGAGACGGCGCGGACAGGGCTTTTGAGGCCCTTAAAGACAGGGTTGAAGCCGTCTCCGAGAGATTTAGTTGCTCTATAGACGAGGGGCGTCTGGCACAGGAGATGACTTTTATCGCCGATAAGTGGGATATCTCCGAGGAGATCAGCAGGACTGAAAGCCATCTAGGACAGTTTCTAGGGACTATGTCTGAGGATGGCCCTATAGGCAGAAAGCTCGATTTCCTGCTTCAGGAGATGAACAGGGAGCTGAACACTATGGGCTCTAAGGTCTCCGATAGCGAGATAAGGTGGCTTGTGGTGGAGGGTAAGACGGTCCTTGAGAGGATTCGTGAGCAGGTTCAGAACGTGGAGTGA